One segment of Solanum stenotomum isolate F172 chromosome 1, ASM1918654v1, whole genome shotgun sequence DNA contains the following:
- the LOC125853628 gene encoding protein PLANT CADMIUM RESISTANCE 2-like yields the protein MNPSAQPAYGENPMTGIPVPGQFQANHPGTWSTGLCDCFSDVPNCCLTCWCPCITFGQIAEIVDKGTVSCGASGALYFLIEALTGCGCIYSCFYRTKMRKQYMLPESPCGDCLLHFCCECCALCQEHRELKHRGYDMCIGWQGNMDNQNKGGIAMAPGVQGGMTR from the exons ATGAACCCCTCAGCTCAACCAGCTTACGGCGAAAACCCGATGACCGGCATCCCCGTGCCGGGCCAATTTCAAGCTAATCATCCCGGAACTTGGTCCACTGGACTCTGTGATTGTTTCTCCGATGTCCCGAATT gtTGTTTAACTTGCTGGTGTCCATGTATTACATTTGGCCAAATTGCAGAGATTGTCGACAAAGGGACCGTTT CTTGTGGTGCAAGTGGAGctctatattttttaatagaagcATTAACAGGATGTGGATGTAtttattcatgtttttatcGTACAAAAATGAGAAAACAATACATGTTACCAGAAAGCCCTTGTGGGGACTGTTTGCTTCATTTTTGCTGTGAATGTTGTGCTTTATGCCAAGAACATCGTGAACTCAAACATCGTGGATATGACATGTGTATTG GTTGGCAAGGAAATATGGATAACCAAAATAAAGGGGGGATAGCAATGGCTCCAGGAGTTCAAGGAGGAATGACCCGATAA